From Oryctolagus cuniculus chromosome 17, mOryCun1.1, whole genome shotgun sequence, a single genomic window includes:
- the PLCD3 gene encoding 1-phosphatidylinositol 4,5-bisphosphate phosphodiesterase delta-3 isoform X2, protein MALRGCPLRGLTEDEDVRAMLRGSRLRKIRSRTWHQERLYRLQEDGLSVWFQRRIPRAPSKHIFFVQHIEAVREGHQSEGLRRFGAAFAPARCLTIAFKGRRKNLDLAAPTAEEAQRWVRGLAKLRARLDAMSQRERLDHWIHCYLHRADSNQDSKMSFKEIKSLLRMVNVDMNDMYAYRLFKECDHSNNERLEGAEIEEFLRRLLARPELEELFHSYSGEDRVLSAPELLEFLQDQGEEGATLARAQQLIQTYELNETAKQHELMTLDGFMMYLLSPEGAALDTAHMCVFQNMHQPLTHYFISSSHNTYLTDSQIGGPSSTEAYVRAFAQGCRCVELDCWEGPGGEPVVYHGHTLTSKILFRDVVQAVRDHAFTLSPYPVILSLENHCGLEQQAAMARHLRTILGDMLVTEALDPQNPEELPSPEQLKGRVLVKGKKLPAVRAEDGRVLSDREEEDEEEEEEEEEAEVAEQRRRAKQISPELSALAVYCCATRLRTLCPGPGPPQSCRVSSLSERKAKKLIREAGNSFVRHNTRQLTRVYPLGLRMNSANYSPQEMWNAGCQLVALNFQTPGYEMDLNTGRFVINGQCGYVLKPACLLQPDSTFDPECPGPPRTTLTVQVLTAQQLPKLNAEKPNSIVDPLVRVEIHGVPADCARRETSYVLNNGFNPRWGQTLQFQLRAPELALVRFVVEDYDATSPNDFVGQFTLPLSSLKQGYRHIHLLSKDGASLSPATLFIHIRTQGS, encoded by the exons ATGGCCCTTCGTGGGTGTCCGCTCCGGG GGCTGACCGAAGATGAGGACGTGCGAGCCATGCTGCGGGGCTCCCGGCTCCGCAAGATCCGCTCCCGCACGTGGCACCAGGAGCGGCTGTACCGGCTGCAGGAGGACGGCCTGAGCGTGTGGTTCCAGAGGCGCATCCCGCGCGCGCCCTCCAAGCACATCT TTTTCGTGCAGCACATCGAGGCCGTCCGCGAGGGCCACCAGTCCGAGGGCCTGCGACGCTTCGGAGCCGCGTTCGCGCCCGCGCGCTGCCTCACCATCGCCTTCAAGGGCCGCCGCAAGAACCTGGACCTGGCGGCGCCCACGGCCGAGGAGGCGCAGCGCTGGGTGCGGGGCCTGGCCAAGCTGCGTGCGCGCCTCGACGCCATGAGCCAGCGCGAGCGGCTCGACCA CTGGATACACTGCTATCTGCACCGCGCAGACTCCAACCAGGACAGTAAGATGAGCTTCAAGGAGATCAAGAGCCTGCTCAGGATGGTCAACGTGGACATGAACGACATGTACGCCTACCGCCTCTTCAAG gagtgCGACCACTCCAACAACGAGCGGCTGGAGGGCGCAGAGATCGAGGAGTTCCTGCGGCGGCTGCTGGCGCGCCCGGAGCTGGAGGAGCTCTTCCACAGCTACTCCGGCGAGGACCGCGTGCTGAGCGCCCCGGAGCTGCTGGAGTTCCTGCAGGACCAGGGCGAGGAGGGCGCCACCCTGGCCCGCGCCCAGCAGCTCATTCAGACCTATGAGCTCAACGAGACAG CCAAGCAGCACGAGCTGATGACGCTGGATGGCTTCATGATGTACCTGTTGTCGCCTGAGGGGGCTGCCTTGGACACGGCCCACATGTGTGTCTTTCAAAACATGCACCAGCCCCTCACCCACTACTTCATCTCCTCCTCCCACAACACCTATCTGACCGACTCCCAGATCGGGGGACCCAGCAGCACAGAGGCCTATGTTAG GGCCTTCGCCCAGGGGTGCCGCTGCGTGGAGCTGGACTGCTGGGAGGGGCCCGGCGGGGAACCCGTCGTCTACCACGGCCACACGCTCACCTCCAAGATCCTCTTCCGGGATGTGGTGCAAGCCGTGCGTGACCACGCCTTCACG CTGTCGCCATACCCTGTTATCCTGTCCCTGGAGAACCACTGCGGGCTGGAGCAGCAGGCTGCCATGGCCCGCCACCTCCGCACCATCCTGGGGGACATGCTGGTGACAGAGGCCCTGGACCCCCAGAACCCCGAGGAGCTGCCATCCCCAGAG CAGCTGAAGGGCCGCGTCCTGGTGAAGGGGAAGAAGCTGCCAGCCGTGCGGGCCGAGGACGGGCGGGTTTTATCAGACcgggaggaagaggatgaggaggaggaggaggaggaagaggaggcagaggtggCAGAGCAGAGGCGTCGG GCCAAGCAGATCTCCCCGGAGCTGTCGGCTCTGGCCGTGTACTGCTGCGCCACCCGCCTGCGGACCCtgtgccccggccccggcccccctcAGTCCTGCCGGGTCAGCTCCCTCAGCGAACGCAAGGCCAAGAAGCTCATCAGGGAAGCAG GGAACAGCTTCGTCAGGCACAACACCCGGCAGCTGACCCGCGTCTACCCGCTGGGCCTGCGGATGAACTCTGCCAACTACAGCCCCCAGGAGATGTGGAATGCGGGCTGTCAGCTGG TGGCCTTGAACTTCCAGACGCCGGGCTACGAGATGGACCTCAATACCGGGCGCTTTGTCATCAACGGGCAGTGCGGCTATGTCCTGaaacctgcctgcctgctgcagcccgACTCCACCTTTGACCCTGAGTGCCCCGGGCCCCCCAGAACCACCCTCACCGTCCAG GTGCTGACTGCCCAGCAGCTGCCCAAGCTGAACGCCGAGAAGCCCAACTCCATTGTGGACCCACTGGTGCGCGTGGAGATCCACGGGGTGCCCGCGGACTGCGCACGCAGGGAGACCAGCTACGTGCTCAACAACG GCTTCAACCCCCGCTGGGGGCAGACCCTGCAGTTCCAGCTGCGGGCTCCAGAGCTGGCGCTGGTCCGCTTCGTGGTGGAGGATTACGACGCCACGTCCCCCAACGACTTTGTGGGGCAGTTCACCCTGCCGCTCAGTAGCCTGAAGCAAG GGTACCGCCACATCCACCTGCTGTCCAAGGACGGagcctccctgtccccagccacGCTGTTCATCCACATCCGCACCCAGGGCTCCTGA
- the PLCD3 gene encoding 1-phosphatidylinositol 4,5-bisphosphate phosphodiesterase delta-3 isoform X1: MLCGPWRSCRRPPEESPVPARDAAPLELPPASPESGARRPGLRALKKMGLTEDEDVRAMLRGSRLRKIRSRTWHQERLYRLQEDGLSVWFQRRIPRAPSKHIFFVQHIEAVREGHQSEGLRRFGAAFAPARCLTIAFKGRRKNLDLAAPTAEEAQRWVRGLAKLRARLDAMSQRERLDHWIHCYLHRADSNQDSKMSFKEIKSLLRMVNVDMNDMYAYRLFKECDHSNNERLEGAEIEEFLRRLLARPELEELFHSYSGEDRVLSAPELLEFLQDQGEEGATLARAQQLIQTYELNETAKQHELMTLDGFMMYLLSPEGAALDTAHMCVFQNMHQPLTHYFISSSHNTYLTDSQIGGPSSTEAYVRAFAQGCRCVELDCWEGPGGEPVVYHGHTLTSKILFRDVVQAVRDHAFTLSPYPVILSLENHCGLEQQAAMARHLRTILGDMLVTEALDPQNPEELPSPEQLKGRVLVKGKKLPAVRAEDGRVLSDREEEDEEEEEEEEEAEVAEQRRRAKQISPELSALAVYCCATRLRTLCPGPGPPQSCRVSSLSERKAKKLIREAGNSFVRHNTRQLTRVYPLGLRMNSANYSPQEMWNAGCQLVALNFQTPGYEMDLNTGRFVINGQCGYVLKPACLLQPDSTFDPECPGPPRTTLTVQVLTAQQLPKLNAEKPNSIVDPLVRVEIHGVPADCARRETSYVLNNGFNPRWGQTLQFQLRAPELALVRFVVEDYDATSPNDFVGQFTLPLSSLKQGYRHIHLLSKDGASLSPATLFIHIRTQGS; the protein is encoded by the exons ATGCTGTGCGGTCCCTGGAGGAGCTGCCGCCGCCCGCCCGAGGAGTCCCCGGTGCCCGCTCGGGACGCAGCGCCCCTCGAGCTCCCGCCCGCGTCCCCGGAGAGCGGCGCCAGGAGGCCCGGGCTGCGCGCGCTGAAGAAGATGG GGCTGACCGAAGATGAGGACGTGCGAGCCATGCTGCGGGGCTCCCGGCTCCGCAAGATCCGCTCCCGCACGTGGCACCAGGAGCGGCTGTACCGGCTGCAGGAGGACGGCCTGAGCGTGTGGTTCCAGAGGCGCATCCCGCGCGCGCCCTCCAAGCACATCT TTTTCGTGCAGCACATCGAGGCCGTCCGCGAGGGCCACCAGTCCGAGGGCCTGCGACGCTTCGGAGCCGCGTTCGCGCCCGCGCGCTGCCTCACCATCGCCTTCAAGGGCCGCCGCAAGAACCTGGACCTGGCGGCGCCCACGGCCGAGGAGGCGCAGCGCTGGGTGCGGGGCCTGGCCAAGCTGCGTGCGCGCCTCGACGCCATGAGCCAGCGCGAGCGGCTCGACCA CTGGATACACTGCTATCTGCACCGCGCAGACTCCAACCAGGACAGTAAGATGAGCTTCAAGGAGATCAAGAGCCTGCTCAGGATGGTCAACGTGGACATGAACGACATGTACGCCTACCGCCTCTTCAAG gagtgCGACCACTCCAACAACGAGCGGCTGGAGGGCGCAGAGATCGAGGAGTTCCTGCGGCGGCTGCTGGCGCGCCCGGAGCTGGAGGAGCTCTTCCACAGCTACTCCGGCGAGGACCGCGTGCTGAGCGCCCCGGAGCTGCTGGAGTTCCTGCAGGACCAGGGCGAGGAGGGCGCCACCCTGGCCCGCGCCCAGCAGCTCATTCAGACCTATGAGCTCAACGAGACAG CCAAGCAGCACGAGCTGATGACGCTGGATGGCTTCATGATGTACCTGTTGTCGCCTGAGGGGGCTGCCTTGGACACGGCCCACATGTGTGTCTTTCAAAACATGCACCAGCCCCTCACCCACTACTTCATCTCCTCCTCCCACAACACCTATCTGACCGACTCCCAGATCGGGGGACCCAGCAGCACAGAGGCCTATGTTAG GGCCTTCGCCCAGGGGTGCCGCTGCGTGGAGCTGGACTGCTGGGAGGGGCCCGGCGGGGAACCCGTCGTCTACCACGGCCACACGCTCACCTCCAAGATCCTCTTCCGGGATGTGGTGCAAGCCGTGCGTGACCACGCCTTCACG CTGTCGCCATACCCTGTTATCCTGTCCCTGGAGAACCACTGCGGGCTGGAGCAGCAGGCTGCCATGGCCCGCCACCTCCGCACCATCCTGGGGGACATGCTGGTGACAGAGGCCCTGGACCCCCAGAACCCCGAGGAGCTGCCATCCCCAGAG CAGCTGAAGGGCCGCGTCCTGGTGAAGGGGAAGAAGCTGCCAGCCGTGCGGGCCGAGGACGGGCGGGTTTTATCAGACcgggaggaagaggatgaggaggaggaggaggaggaagaggaggcagaggtggCAGAGCAGAGGCGTCGG GCCAAGCAGATCTCCCCGGAGCTGTCGGCTCTGGCCGTGTACTGCTGCGCCACCCGCCTGCGGACCCtgtgccccggccccggcccccctcAGTCCTGCCGGGTCAGCTCCCTCAGCGAACGCAAGGCCAAGAAGCTCATCAGGGAAGCAG GGAACAGCTTCGTCAGGCACAACACCCGGCAGCTGACCCGCGTCTACCCGCTGGGCCTGCGGATGAACTCTGCCAACTACAGCCCCCAGGAGATGTGGAATGCGGGCTGTCAGCTGG TGGCCTTGAACTTCCAGACGCCGGGCTACGAGATGGACCTCAATACCGGGCGCTTTGTCATCAACGGGCAGTGCGGCTATGTCCTGaaacctgcctgcctgctgcagcccgACTCCACCTTTGACCCTGAGTGCCCCGGGCCCCCCAGAACCACCCTCACCGTCCAG GTGCTGACTGCCCAGCAGCTGCCCAAGCTGAACGCCGAGAAGCCCAACTCCATTGTGGACCCACTGGTGCGCGTGGAGATCCACGGGGTGCCCGCGGACTGCGCACGCAGGGAGACCAGCTACGTGCTCAACAACG GCTTCAACCCCCGCTGGGGGCAGACCCTGCAGTTCCAGCTGCGGGCTCCAGAGCTGGCGCTGGTCCGCTTCGTGGTGGAGGATTACGACGCCACGTCCCCCAACGACTTTGTGGGGCAGTTCACCCTGCCGCTCAGTAGCCTGAAGCAAG GGTACCGCCACATCCACCTGCTGTCCAAGGACGGagcctccctgtccccagccacGCTGTTCATCCACATCCGCACCCAGGGCTCCTGA